Proteins encoded within one genomic window of Clupea harengus chromosome 10, Ch_v2.0.2, whole genome shotgun sequence:
- the adgrl2a gene encoding adhesion G protein-coupled receptor L2 isoform X7, with the protein MRRASTVSAMACFLLRTSAVCCLVLALAHVQCSEGFSRAALPFGLVRRELSCEGYPIDLRCPGSDVIMIETANYGRTDDKICDADPFQMENINCYLPDAFKIMSQRCNNRTQCIVITGSDVFPDPCPGTYKYLEVQYECVPYKVEQKVFVCPGTLKAVGDPSFLFEAEQQAGSWCKDPLQAGDKVYFMPWTPYRTDTLIEYSSLDDFQNSRQTVTYKLPHRVDGTGFVVYDGAVFFNKERTRNIVKFDLRTRIKSGEAIINNANYHDTSPYKWGGKTDIDLAVDENGLWVIYATEQNNGMIVISQLNPYTLRFDATWETTYDKRSASNAFMICGVLYVVRSTYEDNDSEVSKSVIDYIYNTKLNRGEYVDIHFPNQYQYIAAVEYNPRDNQLYVWNNFYVLRYNLIFGPPDPANGPGTFEGTFSPEPVKTTTMTTTTLLTKTPVNTVTTTTISPKTGTKVFKSPPEVPEITTRPSLDSFPLPARFCESTEKRDIAWPQTQRGMLVERPCPKGTRGTASYLCVLTTGAWNPKGPDLSNCTSHWVNQVAQKIRSGENAANLANELAKHTKGPIFAGDVSSTMRLMEQLVDILDAQLQELKPSEKDSAGRSFNKLQKRERTCRAYMKAIVDTVDNLLRPEALKSWRDMNTTEQTHAATMLLDTLEEGAFVLADNLMEPAIVKVPANNIILDVYVLSTDGQVQDFKFPQTTKGGVSIQLSANTVKLNSRNGVAKLVFVLYKNLGQFLSTENSTLRLHTQTHGRNQSVAVNSDVIAASINKESSRVFISDPVIFTLEHIDTQHYFNSSCSFWNYSERSMTGYWSTQGCKLITGNKTHTTCSCSHLTNFAVLMAQREVGGKDEVHELLLTVITRVGIAISLVCLAMSIFTFCFFRGLQSDRNTILKNLCINLFIAELIFLIGIDMTEPRIGCSIIAGILHFFFLASFGWMCLEGVQLYLMVVEVFESEYSRKKYYYVSGYLFPTIVVIVSAAVDYRSYGTDEACWLRVDNHFIWSFIGPVTFIIMLNLIFLVITMYKMVKHTTSLKPDSSRLENIKSWVLGGFALLFLLVLTWSFGLFFIHESSVVMAYLFTIFNTFQGMFIFIFHCLLQKKVRKEYSKCFRHTYCCGGLPAENSHSSTKTATTRTSARYSSGTQSRIRRMWNDTVRKQSESSFISGDINSTSTLNQGMTGNYLLTNPLLRPQGTNNPYNTLLAETIVCNSTAAPVFNSPGHSLSNKREAGAMDTLPLNGNFNNSYSLRNGDYGDSVQVVDCGLSIDDAAFEKMIISELVHNNLRACNKNHNTERISSTKVAVGGSSSEDDAIVADASSLVHTANPRLELHQRELEAPLIPQRTHSLLYHPQDKGKLECMESYSISPLTPETEDNLQSPNRDSLYTSMPNLRDSPYRECSPDIEEELSPSKRSENDDVYYKSMPNLGAGLQLQAYYQINKVGDGYIIPISKEGCIPEGDVREGQMQLVTSL; encoded by the exons TTTTTGTTTGTCCTGGGACTCTGAAAGCTGTCGGAgatccttcctttctctttgaGGCGGAGCAGCAAGCGGGCTCCTGGTGCAAAGACCCACTCCAAGCAGGTGACAAAGTCTACTTCATGCCCTGGACTCCCTACCGCACGGATACGCTTATCGAGTACTCATCGCTCGACGACTTCCAAAACTCTCGGCAAACTGTCACGTACAAGCTCCCTCACCGAGTAGATGGTACTGGATTTGTGGTGTATGACGGGGCTGTGTTTTTCAACAAAGAGAGAACACGCAACATCGTAAAGTTTGATCTCCGGACCAGAATCAAGAGTGGAGAGGCCATTATTAACAATGCAAACTACCATGACACATCCCCGTACAAGTGGGGTGGTAAGACAGACATAGACTTGGCCGTGGATGAGAACGGGCTTTGGGTCATCTACGCTACAGAGCAGAACAATGGCATGATTGTCATTAGCCAGTTGAACCCCTATACCTTGCGATTCGATGCCACGTGGGAGACGACGTACGACAAGCGCTCGGCGTCCAACGCGTTCATGATATGTGGAGTGCTCTACGTAGTCAGGTCCACATACGAGGACAACGACAGCGAAGTCAGCAAAAGTGTCATCGACTATATTTACAACACGAAACTCAACCGAGGGGAGTATGTGGATATTCACTTTCCTAATCAGTATCAGTATATAGCAGCGGTGGAATACAATCCCAGAGATAACCAGCTCTATGTTTGGAATAATTTCTACGTATTGCGATATAATCTCATATTCGGACCACCGGATCCTGCAAACG GCCCGGGAACTTTCGAAGGAACCTTTTCACCAGAGCCTGTCAAGACAACCACCATGACCACCACGACACTTTTGACCAAGACCCCCGTAAACACGGTGACGACCACAACCATTAGCCCAAAGACTGGAACCAAAGTCTTCAAATCGCCTCCGGAGGTTCCCGAGATCACCACGCGGCCCTCCTTGGACTCGTTCCCTCTGCCGGCGCGCTTCTGTGAgagcacagagaagagagacataGCGTGGCCGCAGACCCAGAGGGGCATGCTGGTGGAGAGGCCCTGCCCCAAAGGGACGCGCG GCACTGCGTCCTACTTATGTGTGCTTACCACGGGGGCCTGGAACCCGAAAGGACCTGATCTCAGTAATTGTACCTCCCATTGGGTTAATCAAGTCGCTCAGAAG ATCCGGAGCGGAGAGAATGCAGCGAACCTTGCCAATGAGCTGGCCAAGCACACCAAAGGACCCATCTTCGCCGGCGATGTTAGCTCCACCATGAGACTGATGGAGCAGCTCGTTGATATCTTGGACGCTCAGCTGCAGGAGTTGAAACCCAGCGAGAAGGACTCTGCGGGTCGGAGTTTTAACAAG CTTCAAAAGCGAGAAAGGACTTGCAGGGCATACATGAAG GCTATTGTAGATACAGTTGACAACCTCTTGAGGCCGGAGGCCCTGAAGTCCTGGAGAGATATGAACACCACGGAACAGACTCATGCTGCAACTATGTTACTTGATACTCTAGAGGAAGGAGCTTTCGTCCTCGCAGACAATCTAATGGAGCCAGCCATTGTGAAAGTACCTGCTAACAATATAA TCCTCGATGTCTACGTGCTCAGCACAGATGGGCAGGTGCAGGATTTTAAGTTTCCACAGACGACCAAAGGTGGAGTTTCGATTCAGCTGTCTGCCAACACCGTGAAACTCAACAGCAGAAACG GAGTTGCGAAGTTGGTATTTGTTCTCTACAAAAACCTGGGACAGTTTCTCAGTACTGAAAACTCGACCCTCAGACTGCATACCCAGACGCACGGTCGCAACCAATCTGTGGCTGTCAACTCAGACGTCATCGCCGCCTCCATCAACAAAGAGTCCAGTCGGGTCTTCATATCAGATCCTGTGATATTTACCCTAGAGCATATTGAC ACACAACACTACTTCAACTCCAGCTGTTCGTTCTGGAACTACTCAGAGAGGAGCATGACAGGATACTGGTCTACACAGGGCTGTAAGCTCATCACggggaataaaacacacacaacctgctccTGCAGCCATTTAACCAACTTTGCAGTCCTGATGGCCCAACGAGAAGTCGGG GGTAAAGATGAAGTGCACGAGCTGCTGCTGACTGTGATCACCCGCGTCGGGATCGCCATCTCTCTGGTCTGTCTGGCCATGAGCATTTTCACCTTCTGCTTCTTCCGAGGTCTACAAAGTGACCGCAACACCATCCTCAAGAACCTGTGCATCAACCTCTTCATCGCAGAGTTAATCTTTTTAATTGGTATCGACATGACAGAACCCCGG ATTGGCTGCTCCATCATCGCTGGGATTTTACATTTCTTCTTCTTGGCTTCCTTTGGCTGGATGTGTCTGGAGGGCGTCCAGCTCTACCTCATGGTGGTGGAAGTATTTGAGAGTGAATACTCGAGGAAGAAATACTACTACGTGTCCGGCTACCTTTTCCCCACCATAGTCGTCATCGTCTCCGCTGCAGTCGACTACCGCAGCTATGGGACAGACGAGGC CTGCTGGCTAAGAGTGGATAATCATTTCATCTGGAGCTTCATAGGACCTGTTACCTTCATCATTATG CTAAACCTCATCTTCCTGGTCATAACTATGTATAAAATGGTCAAGCACACAACTTCACTGAAACCTGACTCCAGCAGGCTGGAAAATATAAA aTCATGGGTTCTTGGAGGTTTTGCACTTCTTTTCCTCCTGGTTCTGACATGGTCATTTGGGCTGTTCTTCATCCATGAATCTTCCGTGGTCATGGCGTATCTCTTCACCATATTCAACACCTTCCAGGGAATGTTTATCTTCATATTCCACTGCCTACTTCAGAAAAAG GTGCGAAAGGAGTATAGCAAATGCTTCCGACACACTTACTGCTGCGGAGGTTTACCGGCTGAAAACTCCCACAGCTCAACCAAGACAGCAACCACAAGGACAAGTGCCCGCTACTCATCTGGTACTCAG AGTCGTATCAGGAGAATGTGGAACGACACCGTCAGAAAACAGTCTGAATCTTCCTTTATCTCAGGCGACATCAACAGCACATCAACCCTTAATCAAG gAATGACTGGCAATTACCTTCTAACTAACCCTCTTCTTCGACCGCAAGGCACTAATAACCCCTATAACACTCTCCTGGCTGAAACGATCGTGTGTAACTCTACTGCGGCCCCCGTCTTTAACTCTCCAG GACACTCACTGAGCAACAAGAGGGAAGCAGGTGCAATGGATACTCTACCGCTAAATGGTAACTTTAACAATAGCTATTCACTGCGCAATGGGGACTACGGGGACAGTGTGCAAGTTGTGGATTGTGGACTTAGCATAGACGATGCGGCTTTCGAGAAAATGATCATCTCGGAGCTGGTGCACAACAATCTCAGGGCCTGCAACAAGAACCACAACACGGAGCGAATTTCTTCAACCAAAGTGGCCGTTGGGGGCAGCAGCAGCGAAGATGATGCCATCGTTGCCGACGCCTCATCTTTGGTGCACACTGCCAACCCACGGCTGGAACTGCACCAGAGGGAGCTGGAAGCTCCGCTTATTCCGCAACGGACGCACTCGCTCCTGTACCACCCACAGGACAAGGGCAAGCTGGAGTGCATGGAGAGCTACTCTATCTCTCCGCTGACTCCAGAAACGGAGGACAACCTGCAGTCCCCCAACAGAGACTCTTTGTACACTAGTATGCCTAATTTGAGGGACTCGCCTTATCGTGAGTGCAGCCCGGATATAGAGGAAGAGCTTTCTCCGTCGAAGAGGAGTGAAAACGATGATGTTTACTATAAGAGCATGCCGAACTTGGGAGCGGGCCTTCAGCTGCAAGCCTATTACCAGATAAATAAAGTGGGTGACGGCTATATTATTCCCATAAGCAAAGAGGGATGCATCCCGGAGGGGGATGTTCGGGAAGGACAAATGCAGCTAGTCACAAGCCTTTAG
- the adgrl2a gene encoding adhesion G protein-coupled receptor L2 isoform X9: protein MRRASTVSAMACFLLRTSAVCCLVLALAHVQCSEGFSRAALPFGLVRRELSCEGYPIDLRCPGSDVIMIETANYGRTDDKICDADPFQMENINCYLPDAFKIMSQRCNNRTQCIVITGSDVFPDPCPGTYKYLEVQYECVPYIFVCPGTLKAVGDPSFLFEAEQQAGSWCKDPLQAGDKVYFMPWTPYRTDTLIEYSSLDDFQNSRQTVTYKLPHRVDGTGFVVYDGAVFFNKERTRNIVKFDLRTRIKSGEAIINNANYHDTSPYKWGGKTDIDLAVDENGLWVIYATEQNNGMIVISQLNPYTLRFDATWETTYDKRSASNAFMICGVLYVVRSTYEDNDSEVSKSVIDYIYNTKLNRGEYVDIHFPNQYQYIAAVEYNPRDNQLYVWNNFYVLRYNLIFGPPDPANGPGTFEGTFSPEPVKTTTMTTTTLLTKTPVNTVTTTTISPKTGTKVFKSPPEVPEITTRPSLDSFPLPARFCESTEKRDIAWPQTQRGMLVERPCPKGTRGTASYLCVLTTGAWNPKGPDLSNCTSHWVNQVAQKIRSGENAANLANELAKHTKGPIFAGDVSSTMRLMEQLVDILDAQLQELKPSEKDSAGRSFNKAIVDTVDNLLRPEALKSWRDMNTTEQTHAATMLLDTLEEGAFVLADNLMEPAIVKVPANNIILDVYVLSTDGQVQDFKFPQTTKGGVSIQLSANTVKLNSRNGVAKLVFVLYKNLGQFLSTENSTLRLHTQTHGRNQSVAVNSDVIAASINKESSRVFISDPVIFTLEHIDTQHYFNSSCSFWNYSERSMTGYWSTQGCKLITGNKTHTTCSCSHLTNFAVLMAQREVGGKDEVHELLLTVITRVGIAISLVCLAMSIFTFCFFRGLQSDRNTILKNLCINLFIAELIFLIGIDMTEPRIGCSIIAGILHFFFLASFGWMCLEGVQLYLMVVEVFESEYSRKKYYYVSGYLFPTIVVIVSAAVDYRSYGTDEACWLRVDNHFIWSFIGPVTFIIMLNLIFLVITMYKMVKHTTSLKPDSSRLENIKSWVLGGFALLFLLVLTWSFGLFFIHESSVVMAYLFTIFNTFQGMFIFIFHCLLQKKVRKEYSKCFRHTYCCGGLPAENSHSSTKTATTRTSARYSSGTQSRIRRMWNDTVRKQSESSFISGDINSTSTLNQGMTGNYLLTNPLLRPQGTNNPYNTLLAETIVCNSTAAPVFNSPVTYRETRHSLSNKREAGAMDTLPLNGNFNNSYSLRNGDYGDSVQVVDCGLSIDDAAFEKMIISELVHNNLRACNKNHNTERISSTKVAVGGSSSEDDAIVADASSLVHTANPRLELHQRELEAPLIPQRTHSLLYHPQDKGKLECMESYSISPLTPETEDNLQSPNRDSLYTSMPNLRDSPYRECSPDIEEELSPSKRSENDDVYYKSMPNLGAGLQLQAYYQINKVGDGYIIPISKEGCIPEGDVREGQMQLVTSL, encoded by the exons TTTTTGTTTGTCCTGGGACTCTGAAAGCTGTCGGAgatccttcctttctctttgaGGCGGAGCAGCAAGCGGGCTCCTGGTGCAAAGACCCACTCCAAGCAGGTGACAAAGTCTACTTCATGCCCTGGACTCCCTACCGCACGGATACGCTTATCGAGTACTCATCGCTCGACGACTTCCAAAACTCTCGGCAAACTGTCACGTACAAGCTCCCTCACCGAGTAGATGGTACTGGATTTGTGGTGTATGACGGGGCTGTGTTTTTCAACAAAGAGAGAACACGCAACATCGTAAAGTTTGATCTCCGGACCAGAATCAAGAGTGGAGAGGCCATTATTAACAATGCAAACTACCATGACACATCCCCGTACAAGTGGGGTGGTAAGACAGACATAGACTTGGCCGTGGATGAGAACGGGCTTTGGGTCATCTACGCTACAGAGCAGAACAATGGCATGATTGTCATTAGCCAGTTGAACCCCTATACCTTGCGATTCGATGCCACGTGGGAGACGACGTACGACAAGCGCTCGGCGTCCAACGCGTTCATGATATGTGGAGTGCTCTACGTAGTCAGGTCCACATACGAGGACAACGACAGCGAAGTCAGCAAAAGTGTCATCGACTATATTTACAACACGAAACTCAACCGAGGGGAGTATGTGGATATTCACTTTCCTAATCAGTATCAGTATATAGCAGCGGTGGAATACAATCCCAGAGATAACCAGCTCTATGTTTGGAATAATTTCTACGTATTGCGATATAATCTCATATTCGGACCACCGGATCCTGCAAACG GCCCGGGAACTTTCGAAGGAACCTTTTCACCAGAGCCTGTCAAGACAACCACCATGACCACCACGACACTTTTGACCAAGACCCCCGTAAACACGGTGACGACCACAACCATTAGCCCAAAGACTGGAACCAAAGTCTTCAAATCGCCTCCGGAGGTTCCCGAGATCACCACGCGGCCCTCCTTGGACTCGTTCCCTCTGCCGGCGCGCTTCTGTGAgagcacagagaagagagacataGCGTGGCCGCAGACCCAGAGGGGCATGCTGGTGGAGAGGCCCTGCCCCAAAGGGACGCGCG GCACTGCGTCCTACTTATGTGTGCTTACCACGGGGGCCTGGAACCCGAAAGGACCTGATCTCAGTAATTGTACCTCCCATTGGGTTAATCAAGTCGCTCAGAAG ATCCGGAGCGGAGAGAATGCAGCGAACCTTGCCAATGAGCTGGCCAAGCACACCAAAGGACCCATCTTCGCCGGCGATGTTAGCTCCACCATGAGACTGATGGAGCAGCTCGTTGATATCTTGGACGCTCAGCTGCAGGAGTTGAAACCCAGCGAGAAGGACTCTGCGGGTCGGAGTTTTAACAAG GCTATTGTAGATACAGTTGACAACCTCTTGAGGCCGGAGGCCCTGAAGTCCTGGAGAGATATGAACACCACGGAACAGACTCATGCTGCAACTATGTTACTTGATACTCTAGAGGAAGGAGCTTTCGTCCTCGCAGACAATCTAATGGAGCCAGCCATTGTGAAAGTACCTGCTAACAATATAA TCCTCGATGTCTACGTGCTCAGCACAGATGGGCAGGTGCAGGATTTTAAGTTTCCACAGACGACCAAAGGTGGAGTTTCGATTCAGCTGTCTGCCAACACCGTGAAACTCAACAGCAGAAACG GAGTTGCGAAGTTGGTATTTGTTCTCTACAAAAACCTGGGACAGTTTCTCAGTACTGAAAACTCGACCCTCAGACTGCATACCCAGACGCACGGTCGCAACCAATCTGTGGCTGTCAACTCAGACGTCATCGCCGCCTCCATCAACAAAGAGTCCAGTCGGGTCTTCATATCAGATCCTGTGATATTTACCCTAGAGCATATTGAC ACACAACACTACTTCAACTCCAGCTGTTCGTTCTGGAACTACTCAGAGAGGAGCATGACAGGATACTGGTCTACACAGGGCTGTAAGCTCATCACggggaataaaacacacacaacctgctccTGCAGCCATTTAACCAACTTTGCAGTCCTGATGGCCCAACGAGAAGTCGGG GGTAAAGATGAAGTGCACGAGCTGCTGCTGACTGTGATCACCCGCGTCGGGATCGCCATCTCTCTGGTCTGTCTGGCCATGAGCATTTTCACCTTCTGCTTCTTCCGAGGTCTACAAAGTGACCGCAACACCATCCTCAAGAACCTGTGCATCAACCTCTTCATCGCAGAGTTAATCTTTTTAATTGGTATCGACATGACAGAACCCCGG ATTGGCTGCTCCATCATCGCTGGGATTTTACATTTCTTCTTCTTGGCTTCCTTTGGCTGGATGTGTCTGGAGGGCGTCCAGCTCTACCTCATGGTGGTGGAAGTATTTGAGAGTGAATACTCGAGGAAGAAATACTACTACGTGTCCGGCTACCTTTTCCCCACCATAGTCGTCATCGTCTCCGCTGCAGTCGACTACCGCAGCTATGGGACAGACGAGGC CTGCTGGCTAAGAGTGGATAATCATTTCATCTGGAGCTTCATAGGACCTGTTACCTTCATCATTATG CTAAACCTCATCTTCCTGGTCATAACTATGTATAAAATGGTCAAGCACACAACTTCACTGAAACCTGACTCCAGCAGGCTGGAAAATATAAA aTCATGGGTTCTTGGAGGTTTTGCACTTCTTTTCCTCCTGGTTCTGACATGGTCATTTGGGCTGTTCTTCATCCATGAATCTTCCGTGGTCATGGCGTATCTCTTCACCATATTCAACACCTTCCAGGGAATGTTTATCTTCATATTCCACTGCCTACTTCAGAAAAAG GTGCGAAAGGAGTATAGCAAATGCTTCCGACACACTTACTGCTGCGGAGGTTTACCGGCTGAAAACTCCCACAGCTCAACCAAGACAGCAACCACAAGGACAAGTGCCCGCTACTCATCTGGTACTCAG AGTCGTATCAGGAGAATGTGGAACGACACCGTCAGAAAACAGTCTGAATCTTCCTTTATCTCAGGCGACATCAACAGCACATCAACCCTTAATCAAG gAATGACTGGCAATTACCTTCTAACTAACCCTCTTCTTCGACCGCAAGGCACTAATAACCCCTATAACACTCTCCTGGCTGAAACGATCGTGTGTAACTCTACTGCGGCCCCCGTCTTTAACTCTCCAG TGACCTACAGAGAGACAA GACACTCACTGAGCAACAAGAGGGAAGCAGGTGCAATGGATACTCTACCGCTAAATGGTAACTTTAACAATAGCTATTCACTGCGCAATGGGGACTACGGGGACAGTGTGCAAGTTGTGGATTGTGGACTTAGCATAGACGATGCGGCTTTCGAGAAAATGATCATCTCGGAGCTGGTGCACAACAATCTCAGGGCCTGCAACAAGAACCACAACACGGAGCGAATTTCTTCAACCAAAGTGGCCGTTGGGGGCAGCAGCAGCGAAGATGATGCCATCGTTGCCGACGCCTCATCTTTGGTGCACACTGCCAACCCACGGCTGGAACTGCACCAGAGGGAGCTGGAAGCTCCGCTTATTCCGCAACGGACGCACTCGCTCCTGTACCACCCACAGGACAAGGGCAAGCTGGAGTGCATGGAGAGCTACTCTATCTCTCCGCTGACTCCAGAAACGGAGGACAACCTGCAGTCCCCCAACAGAGACTCTTTGTACACTAGTATGCCTAATTTGAGGGACTCGCCTTATCGTGAGTGCAGCCCGGATATAGAGGAAGAGCTTTCTCCGTCGAAGAGGAGTGAAAACGATGATGTTTACTATAAGAGCATGCCGAACTTGGGAGCGGGCCTTCAGCTGCAAGCCTATTACCAGATAAATAAAGTGGGTGACGGCTATATTATTCCCATAAGCAAAGAGGGATGCATCCCGGAGGGGGATGTTCGGGAAGGACAAATGCAGCTAGTCACAAGCCTTTAG